The following nucleotide sequence is from Engystomops pustulosus unplaced genomic scaffold, aEngPut4.maternal MAT_SCAFFOLD_173, whole genome shotgun sequence.
GCTCACCTTTTCcttcctctctcctttctcttcctttctgctcacctttcccttcctttctgctcacctgttccttcccctctcctttctcttccatTCTGCTCACCTTTTccttccccttcccctctccttcctttctgctcacattctccttcccctctcctttctcttccatTCTGCTCACCTTTTCCttccccttcccctcttcttcctTTTTGCTCAcattctccttcccctctcctttctcttcctttctgctcaccttctccttcccctctcctttctcttccttccagctcaccttctccttcccctctccgttctcttcctttctgctcaccttctccttcccctctccttcctcttcctttctgctcaccttctccttcccctctcctttcccTTCCTCTCCTTCCTACTCACCTTCCCCTTTACCTCCTCTTCCTTCCCGCTTACcattttcttcctcttcttctttcctGCTCATCTTCTATTTTACTTCCTCTTCCTTCCTGTTTACCTTTTCCTTCATCTTCTCCTGTCCTGCTcaccttctccatcccctctcctttctcttcctttctgttCACCttttccctcccctctcctttctcttcttTCCCGCTCACATTCTCCTTCCCCTCTCGTTTCTCTTCCTTCCTGCTCacattctccttctttctcttcctttctgctcaccttCTATTTTACTTCCTCTTCCTTCCTGCTTACCTTTTCCTTCCTCTTCTCCTGTCCTGCTCAtagtctccttcccctctcctttctcttcctttctgctcaccttctccttcccctctcctttctcttgctttctgttcaccttctccttcccctctcctttctcttcttTCCCGCTCAcattctccttcccctctcatTTCTCTTCCttcctgctcaccttctcctttccctctcctttctcttccttcctgctcacattcttcttcccctctattttctcttcctttctgctcaccttctccttcccctctcctttctcttcctttctgctcaccCCCTCCTTTCCCTTCCTCTCCTTCCTGCTGACCTTCCCCTTTACTTCTTCTTCCTTCCCGCTTACctttttcttcctcttcttctttcctGCTCACCTTTTCCTTCCCCTCtcttttctcttcctttctgtTCACCtttcccttcccctctcctttctcctccttTCCGCTCACCTTTTCcttcctctctcctttctcttcctttctgctcacctttcccttcctttctgctcacctgttccttcccctctcctttctcttccatTCTGCTCACCTTTTccttccccttcccctctccttcctttctgctcacattctccttcccctctcctttctcttccatTCTGCTCACCTTTTCCttccccttcccctcttcttcctttctgctcacattctccttcccctctcctttctcttcctttctgctcaccttctccttcccctctcctttctcttccttccagctcaccttctccttcccctctcctttctcttccattctgctcaccttctccttcccctctcttttctcttcctttctgctcaccttctccttcccctctcttTTCTCTTCCTTTCGGCTCACCTTCTCTTTCCCCTCTCCTGTCTCTTCCTTTCtcctcaccttctccttcccctctcttttctcttcctttctgctcaccttctccttcccctctcatttctcttcctttctgctcaccttCCCCTTTACTTCCTCTTCCTTGCTACTCActtttttcttcctcttcttctttcctgctcagcttctcctttctcttcctttctgctcaccttttccttcccctctcctttctcttcctctctgctcaccttctccttcccctctcctttctcttcctttatgctcaccttctccttcccctctcatTTCTCTTCCTTTTTGCTCACCTTCCCCTTTACTTCCTCTTCCTTCCCACTTActtttttcttcctcttcttctttcctGCTCATCTTCTCCTTCGCCTctgctttctcttcctttctggtcaccttctccttcccctctcctttcccTTCCTGCTCACCTTCCCCTTTACTTCCTCTTCCTTCCCGCTTACcattttcttcctcttcttctatcCTGCTCATTTTCTCCTTCAACTCTCCTTTCTCTTTCTTTATGCTCACCTTCCCATTTACTTCCTCTTCCTTCGCGCTTACctttttcttcctcttcttctttcctgctcaccttctccttcccctctcctttctcttcctttctgctaaccttctccttcccctctcctttctcttcctttctgctcacaTTTCCcttcctctctcctttctcttcctttctgctcaccttTCCCTTCCCCtgtcctttctcttcctttctgctcacattttccttcccctctcctttctcttcctttcagctcaccttctccttcccctctccattctcttcctttctgctcacctttccttcccctctccttcctttctgctcaccttctccttccactctcctttctcttcctttctgctctCCTTCTCCTTCACCTCTCCcttctcttcctttctgctcaccttctccttcccctctcttttctcttcctttctgctcagcttccccttccctctccttcctttctgctcacattctccttcccctctcctttcacTTCCTTTCTGCTCTCCtttcccttcccctctcctttctcttcctttctgctcagattttccttcccctcttctttctcttcctttctgctcaccttctctttcccctctcctttctcttcctttctgctcaccttctcattcccctctcctttctcttcctttctgctcaccttctcattcccctctcctttctcttcctttctgctcacttttccttcccctctccattctcttcctttctgctcaccttctccttccactctcctttctcttcctttctgctctCCTTCTCCTTCACCTCTCActtctcttcctttctgctcaccttctccttcccctctcctttctcttcctttctgctaACTTTCCCTTTACTTCCTTTTCCTTcccatttacatttttcttcctcttcttctttcctACACACCTTCTCTTTCCCCTCTCCTTTCTATTTCTTTCTGCTCACgtctcccttcccctctcctttctcttcctttctgctcaccttttccttcccctctcctttctcttcaTTTCTGCTCACCttttccttcccctctcctttctcttcctttctgctcagcttccccttccctctccttcCTTTCGCTCAcattctccttcccctctcctttcacTTCCTTTCTGCTCTCCtttcccttcccctctcctttctcttcctttctgctcagattttccttcccctcttctttctcttcctttctgctcaccttctctttcccctctcctttctcttcctttctgctcaccttccccttccctctccttcCTTTCGCTCAcattctccttcccctctcctttctcttcctttctgctcaccttTTCTTTCCCttctcctttctcttcctttcggctcaccttctccttcccctctcctttctcttcctttctgctcaccttCCCCTTCCCCTCTCTTTTCTCTTCCTTTATGCTCACCTTCCCCTCTCcttcctttctgctcaccttctcattcccctctcctttctcttcctttctgctcaccttctccttcccctctcctttctcttcctttctgctcaccttttccttcccctctcctttctcttcctttctgctcacattctccttcccctctcctttctcttcctttctgctcactTTCCCTTTACTTCCTTTTCCTTcccatttacatttttcttcctcttcttctttcctACACACCTTCTCTTTCCCCTCTCCTTTCTATTTCTTTCTGCTCACgtctcccttcccctctcctttctcttcctttctgctcaccttttccttcccctctcctttctcttcaTTTCTGCTCACCttttccttcccctctcctttctcttcctttctgctcagcttccccttccctctccttcCTTTCGCTCAcattctccttcccctctcctttctcttcctttctgctctcctttcccttcccctctactttctcttcctttctgctcagattttccttcccctcttctttctcttcctttctgctcaccttctctttcccctctcctttctcttcctttctgctcaccttccccttccctctccttcCTTTCGCTCAcattctccttcccctctcctttctcttcctttctgctcaccttTTCTTTCCCttctcctttctcttcctttcggctcaccttctccttcccctctcctttctcttcctttctgctcaccttttccttcccctctcctttctcttcctttctgctcacattctccttcccctctcctttcacttcctttctgttctcctttcccttcccctctcctttctcttcctttctgctcagattttccttcccctcttctttctcttcctttctgctcacctactctttcccctctcctttctcttcctttctgctcaccttctcattcccctctcctttctcttcctttctgctcaccttctcattcccctctcctttctcttcctaTCTGCTCACCtttccttcccctctccattctcttcctttctgctcaccttctccttccactctcctttctcttcctttctgctctCCTTCTCCTTCACCTCTCActtctcttcctttctgctcaccttctccttcccctctcctttctcttcctttctgctcactTTCCCTTTACTTCCTTTTCCTTcccatttacatttttcttcctcttcttctttcctacataccttctccttcccctctcctttctaTTTCTTTCTGCTCACgtctcccttcccctctcctttctcttcctttctgctcaccttttccttcccctctcctttctcttcaTTTCTGCTCACCttttccttcccctctcctttctcttcctttctgctcaccttccccttccctctccttcCTTTTGCTCACATTCTCCTTCCactctcctttctcttcctttctgctctCCTTCTCCTTCACCTCTCCcttctcttcctttctgctcaccttctccttcccctctcctttctcttcctttctgctcacctttccttcccctctcctttctcttcctttctgctcaccttctcattcccctctcctttctcttcctttctgctcaccttctcattcccctctcctttctcttcctttctgctcaccttctcattcccctctcctttctcttcctttctgctcaccttctcattcccctctcctttctcttcctttctgctcacctttccttcccctctcctttctcttcctttctgctcaccttctcattcccctcttctttctcttcctttctgctcaccttctcattccccttttctttctcttcctttctgctcaccttctctttcccctctccattctcttcctttctgctcaccttctccttccaatctcctttctcttcctttctgctctCCTTCTTTTTCACCTCTCCcttctcttcctttctgctctCCTTCTCCTTCACCTCTCCcttctcttcctttctgctcactTCCCCTTTACTTCCTTTTCCTTCCCATTTACctttttcttcctcttcttctttcctgcacaccttctccttcccctctcctttctctttctttctgctCACgtctcccttcccctctcctttctcttcctttctgctcaccttTTCCTTCCCCTCTCCCTTCTCTTCatttctgctcaccttctccttcccctctcctttctcttcctttctgcttaccttctccttcccctctccttcctttctgctcacattctccttcccctctcctttctctttctttctgctcaccttttccttcccctctcctttctcttcatttctgctcaccttctccttcccctctcctttctcttcctttctgcttaccttctccttcccctctccttcctttctgctcacattctccttcccctctcctttctcttcctttctgctcaccttCTACTTCCACTctcctttcttttcctttctgctcaccttcctctctcctttctcttccttcCCACTTACctttttcttcctcttcttctttcctgctcaccttctcctttccctctcctttctcttcctttctgctcaccttctccttcccctctccgttctcttcctttctgcttacctttcccttcccttcctctctcctttctcttcctttctgctcatcttctccttcccctctcctttctcttcctttctgctcaccttctcctttctctcctttctgctcaccttctccttccactctcctttctcttcctttctgcttacctttcccttcccttcctctctcctttctcttcctttctgctcatcttctccttcccctctcctttctcttcctttctgctcaccttccccttcccctctcctttcccTTCCTCTCCTTCCTGCTCACCTTTCCCTTCACTTCCTCTTCCTTCCCGCTTACatttttcttcctcttcttctttcctgctcaccttctccttcccctctcctttctcttcctttctgcttACCTTACctttcccttcccttcctctctcctttctcttcctttctgctcatcttctccttcccctctcctttctcttcctttctgctcaccttccccttcccctctcctttcccTTCCTCTCCTTCCTGCTCACCTTTCTCTTCACTTCCTCTTCCTTCCCGCTTACctttttcttcctcttcttctttcctGCTCACTTCCTCCTTTGCCCTCCTCTCCTTCTCCTTTTCCTCCCTTCTTCCTTCCTCCCCTTGGGAGCTGGTAAGTCTTAGCACTGAGTGTGGGGCCGGGCTCACGTCCTCATGACAGAGGGTCCATTGTTATCTGGTGAGAATCTGCAGACAAAGCCGTGGCAAATGGTGGGGGTGCCCTGCACATGGTGGGGGTTATCCGCTTATGTGGAGGATTAGTCATGACACAATAGTCCTTTGTCTGGGTCTGGCGCTGGGGCGGCAGGTGCTGTGCAGTCCACATGACTCCCCCTATTCTTATGTATAATCTGGGGTCAATGCACGATGAGGTGAACCCTAGTAATGCCCCCTCTGCCCCCAGAGAGACTGCAGGACCTCTATCCCATGTGACTGGGGGGCACCAGAGCTGGGGTTATATGAGGCAGATCACAATGATGGGGGAGACTCCACAGAACCCCCAGGTCCAAAGCTACACAATCCCAATATAATATACCTGCtatacctcctgtataatatcactgctatctgtcctctcctcatgtataatatcactgctacctgtcctctcttcctgtgtaatatcaccgctgtctgtcccctcctcctgtgtaatatcaccgctacctgtcccctcctgctgtgtaatatcactgctatctgtcctcTCCTCATGTATAATTTCACtgcacctgtcccctcctcctgtataatatcactgctacctgtcctctcttcctgtataatatcaccgctacctgtcctctcctcctgtataatttcactgctatctgtcctctcctcctgtataatatcactgctacctgtcctctcttcctgtataatatcactgctacctgccccctcctcctgtataatttcactgctatctgtcctctcctcctgtataatatcactgctacctgtcccctcctcctgtgtaatatcaccgctacctgtcctctcctcctgtataatttcactgctatctgtcctctcctcatgtataatatcactgcacctgtcccctcctcctgtataatatcactgctacctgtcccctcctcctgtgtaatatcaccgctacctgtcccctcctcctgtataatatcactgctacctgtcccctcctcctgtataatatcactgctacctgtcctctctttctgtataatatcactgctatctgtcccctcctcctgtataatatcactgctacctgtcccctcctcctgtgtaatatcactgctacctgtcccctcctcctgtataatatcactgctatctgtcccctcctcctgtgtaatatcaccgctacctgtcccctcctcctgtataatatcactgctacctgtcccctcctcctgtataatatcactgctacctgtcccctcctcctgtataatatcaccgctacctgtcccctcctcctgtataatatcactgctacctgtcccctcctcctgtataatatcaccgctacctgtcccctcctcctgtataatatcaccgctacctgtcccctcctcctgtataatatcactgctatctgtcctctcctcctgtataataccactgctacctgtcccctcctcctgtgtaatatcactgctacctgtccccttctcctgtataatatcactgctacctgtcccctcctcctgtataatatcactgctacctgtctcctcctcctgtataatatcactgctacctgtcccttcctcctgtataatatcactgctacctgtcctctcttcctgtgtaatatcaccgctacctgtcccctccgcctgtataatatcaccactatctgtcctctcctcctgtataatatcaccgctatctgtcctctcctcctgtataatatcaccgctatctgtcctctcctcctgtataatatcactgctatctgtcctctcctcctgtataatatcactgctatctgtcctctcctcctgtataatatcaccgctatctgtcctctcctcctgtataatatcaccgctatctgtcctctcctcctgtataatatcaccgctacctgtcccctcctcctgtgtaatatcactgctatctgtcctctcctcctgtgtaatatcaccactatctgtcctctcctcctgtataatatcaccgctatctgtcctctcctcctgtataatatcaccgctatctgtcctctcctcatgtataatatcactgcac
It contains:
- the LOC140108720 gene encoding uncharacterized protein, encoding MERGRKGRRGKGKVSRKEEKGEGKEKVSRKEEKEEGKENLSRKEEKVEGKGKESRKEEKGEGKENVSERKEREGEAEQKGRERRGEGKGKGSKGKRERRGEREGEQKGRERRGEGKSEQKGRERRGEGKGEQKGSERRGEGECEQKGRRGKGKLSRKEEKREGKEKVSRKEEKGEVKEKESRKEEKGEWKEKVSRKEGEGKER